The DNA window ATAACATATTTATTTATTTCTTCCTGAGTGATCTCTGAATGAGCGTTAAATTGAGCTTTTATAAAAGATTCGACTTCATTTTTCATTCCTACATTTTTCTGTGAAAGAGATTGATTATTAAAAATTCTTCGGTAAAGGCAGAAAGTTTTTTTAAAATGTTTGAATTCGAAACCTAAACTTGCCGCTCTAGAGAAAAAATCCCGATCTTCAGAATAGGATAAATTTTCATTAAACTGCACTTTGGATATCATTTCTTTTCTGAAGAGTGTGGAAGAAGGGGTAAGCATATTACTTACATACATAAGCTGAAATTTGGAAAACTCACATTTTTTATATAAAAAATTAGTATCACCAAAAAACTGAAGATCACAATAAATAGCATCAATGTGTTGATTTTGATTTAGATAACTTATAGCATTATTTATTGCAGGTAATATTTTATCATCAGAATCTAAACAGAGTAGATATTTACCTTTTGCTCGATTTAAACCGATATTTCGACTGGCTGAAACACCGGAGTTTTCTTTATTTATGATGATTGTATTAAAACTTTGGTAATTTTTTAAAAAATTAACTAATTCATTATCAGAAGATCCATCATTAACAATAATTATTTCGTAGGGATAGCGAATATTAGATTCTTCAATACTCTGCAAGCATTCTTTTACATACTGTAAAGGTGTATTAAATATAGGAATTATAATTGATAATTTTAAAGTATTTTTTTCCATTTTTGTATTATATTTTCCTTCTTCCAATGCTGTGTTTCTTCAAAAGAAGAAGCTATTAATTCATTTAATAAATTTTCATTTTTGGTAAGTGTTTCGAGTTTTTGTATAAATGCCATTTTATTGTGTAATGGAACTAAAAAGCCATTTTTCTCATTGATAATATCAGACGGACCATAATTACAATCATAAGCAATTAAAGCATTTGAGAAAAACATAGCCTGAATCAAAATAGTAGGAAGTGCCTCTTCTGTAGAGGTAAGACAATTGATTTTGGATGATTTTAAAAGTTTATAAACTTCATCCATATTCTGGTTACCCAGAAGCTCGATTTTATGGCTTAAATTTTTTGAAAAAACTTCATCCCGAATTTTTTTTTCTTCTCTTCCCCCGCCTATAATTACTACTTTCCAGTCCTCAGGAAGATGGGCTTCTGCGATAATATCTACAAATTCACTGATATTTTTTTCTGGATCCATTCTTGCTACGACCGAAATGATATTTTTCTTTTCCTGAGCGGGAATAAATGGTTGTTTCTCAACTTCATTATCCATAAGATTATAGATGGTAAGTGATTTCTTATTAAAATTCAGGTAATGTTTTTCCCCAGGAATATTGGTACTTACTACATTTTTTAAGTTTTTATAGTAAGGTCTTAATGCTTTGTTCCAAAAAACGCCTCCAGATGTAAAACTCATATGCTCCCATGCAATCGTTTTACCGGATAATCTTTTGTCCAGTGCAAGCATTGCAGAAAGTTTATACCAGCAGGTAATGATGGTTTCATATTTATGATGATTTTCATGAACCCATTCTTTTAGAACTTTATAAGATCCTAAATCGTACAAATAAGAATGAATATTGTATATCTTCGGGATAAACTTAAAATGCTTATTAATGTAAGTTGCAAATTTGGAATATCTGTGCGCAAATGAATCTGTATAGTGTTTTTTTATCTTTGGGTTGACGGGATAAAAATCCTCATGAGGCGCCATTAGAAAAAGAATTTCAATATCATATTTCTGATCCAATAATTCGTCTACAAGATTACTCAGAACTTTAGA is part of the Chryseobacterium indicum genome and encodes:
- a CDS encoding glycosyltransferase, which encodes MKKKILFIYYQNIKPNGISKVLSNLVDELLDQKYDIEILFLMAPHEDFYPVNPKIKKHYTDSFAHRYSKFATYINKHFKFIPKIYNIHSYLYDLGSYKVLKEWVHENHHKYETIITCWYKLSAMLALDKRLSGKTIAWEHMSFTSGGVFWNKALRPYYKNLKNVVSTNIPGEKHYLNFNKKSLTIYNLMDNEVEKQPFIPAQEKKNIISVVARMDPEKNISEFVDIIAEAHLPEDWKVVIIGGGREEKKIRDEVFSKNLSHKIELLGNQNMDEVYKLLKSSKINCLTSTEEALPTILIQAMFFSNALIAYDCNYGPSDIINEKNGFLVPLHNKMAFIQKLETLTKNENLLNELIASSFEETQHWKKENIIQKWKKIL
- a CDS encoding glycosyltransferase family 2 protein; this encodes MEKNTLKLSIIIPIFNTPLQYVKECLQSIEESNIRYPYEIIIVNDGSSDNELVNFLKNYQSFNTIIINKENSGVSASRNIGLNRAKGKYLLCLDSDDKILPAINNAISYLNQNQHIDAIYCDLQFFGDTNFLYKKCEFSKFQLMYVSNMLTPSSTLFRKEMISKVQFNENLSYSEDRDFFSRAASLGFEFKHFKKTFCLYRRIFNNQSLSQKNVGMKNEVESFIKAQFNAHSEITQEEINKYVINNFTAHKKHIVKLLLIIFFPSLFTYFRHKKIYKNDIVID